The following are encoded in a window of Castanea sativa cultivar Marrone di Chiusa Pesio chromosome 5, ASM4071231v1 genomic DNA:
- the LOC142633777 gene encoding beta-amyrin 28-monooxygenase-like, translated as MAAFLLILCLIPVVLAFFILAFARKSNDGHKNLAPGSFGWPIMGETLEFLFGKPDKFVFDRMKKYNPDIFKTKILGEETVVICGPSGHKFLFSNEQKLFTAFRPHSMQKIFCSYQTQTAAPVQTSRDDESKILKSPGFLKPEALVRYLGKMDSITQQQMQSYWEGNDVVKAFPLAKALTLSLACRFFLGTDDPERIARLVSNFDDITLGLHSIPVKFPGTIFYKANKAAAVIRKELRSVIQEKKSAMATGQPMQDILSHLIVITDPSGKYMPEAEIADKIMGLIVAGYSTVATAMTFFMKYVGERPEIFEKILAEQLEVSAAKKPGDLLEWDDIQKMKYSWNVIYEVMRLTPALQGTFREALTDFTYAGYTVPKGWKVYWTVSTTNKNPEFFPEPEKFDPSRYEDSNTFPPFTFVPFGGGPRMCPGKEYARLAILTFVHNVVKKFKWEVLHPEEKIIGDMMPTPEKGLPVRLRSH; from the exons ATGGCTGCTTTCCTCTTAATCCTCTGTTTGATCCCTGTAGTTCTTGCTTTTTTCATCTTGGCTTTCGCAAGAAAGTCCAACGATGGTCATAAAAACCTGGCACCAGGGAGCTTTGGATGGCCTATCATGGGTGAAACCCTTGAGTTCCTATTTGGGAAGCCAGATAAGTTTGTGTTTGATAGGATGAAGAAGTACAACCCTGATATATTCAAGACCAAGATTCTTGGTGAGGAAACAGTAGTCATATGCGGGCCAAGTGGACACAAATTCTTGTTCTCCAACGAGCAAAAGCTCTTCACTGCATTTCGTCCTCATTCTATGCAAAAGATCTTCTGTTCTTACCAAACGCAAACAGCTGCTCCAGTCCAAACCTCACGCGATGATGAGTCCAAAATCCTAAAATCACCTGGGTTTTTGAAGCCCGAAGCATTGGTGAGGTACTTGGGGAAAATGGACTCTATCACACAGCAACAAATGCAAAGTTATTGGGAAGGAAATGATGTAGTCAAGGCCTTCCCTCTTGCCAAGGCTCTAACTTTGAGTCTCGcttgtagattttttttgggCACTGATGATCCTGAGCGAATTGCTAGACTTGTTAGCAATTTTGATGATATTACACTTGGGTTGCATTCAATTCCTGTGAAATTTCCAGGAACTATATTTTACAAAGCAAACAAAGCTGCTGCGGTAATCAGAAAGGAGTTAAGGAGTGTTATTCAGGAGAAGAAGTCTGCTATGGCGACAGGACAACCTATGCAGGACATATTGTCACACCTGATCGTTATTACTGATCCATCTGGGAAGTACATGCCAGAGGCTGAAATTGCTGATAAGATTATGGGTTTGATTGTTGCTGGGTATAGCACTGTAGCTACTGCCATGACTTTCTTCATGAAATACGTTGGAGAGAGACCCGAGATCTTTGAGAAAATCCTAGCAG AGCAATTAGAGGTGTCAGCTGCAAAAAAGCCTGGAGACCTGTTGGAGTGGGATGACATACAGAAAATGAAGTATTCATGGAATGTGATTTATGAAGTGATGAGGCTCACACCAGCACTTCAGGGTACTTTCAGGGAAGCCCTAACTGATTTTACCTATGCTGGTTACACAGTTCCAAAGGGGTGGAAG GTATATTGGACAGTGAGTACAACAAATAAGAACCCAGAGTTCTTTCCAGAGCCAGAAAAGTTTGACCCGTCAAGGTATGAGGACTCTAATACATTTCCACCGTTCACATTTGTTCCATTTGGTGGTGGACCTCGTATGTGCCCTGGGAAAGAGTATGCCCGGCTAGCAATACTCACTTTTGTTCACAATGTGGTGAAGAAGTTTAAATGGGAGGTGCTCCATCCTGAAGAGAAGATTATAGGTGACATGATGCCAACTCCGGAGAAAGGACTCCCAGTTCGTCTTCGAAGTCACTAA